A window of Peromyscus eremicus chromosome 7, PerEre_H2_v1, whole genome shotgun sequence contains these coding sequences:
- the C7H11orf65 gene encoding protein MFI: protein MDFQIPEESPQVPREEDKAATIIQKAWKNFLNVAIFQHFKSLIDLRRQGEPRQIVRFLNPKEAELLDGAAGIQVRFRLGGVKFPPQIYYKIFTHRHVEDLCANSPRDYTKLQAKCTSHNKDDPPPVEDHSGWYRRVENNGWRPVSRRFWIPLESEVLESTKESEFHFSKLKRKQDMEKKRKIKKIEWMRQMYYLGSLEAKATDHETLGLIHKATKGLIRSIEDGGVDSVMEWEVDEVLNWTNTLNFDEYIAKWKETATSNSSANLKDVRLERIQKSLVGNYGDGSQTQMEAPYEDNYYENTYVKQPFTSLTPNSMF from the exons ggACTTCCAAATACCTGAAGAATCACCCCAAGTCCCTAGAGAGGAGGACAAAGCTGCAACAATCATTCAGAAGGCCTGGAAAAATTTCCTT AATGTGGCTATATTCCAACACTTTAAAAGTCTGATTGATTTAAGAAGACAAGGGGAGCCACGCCAGATAGTGAGGTTCCTTAATCCTAAAGAG GCGGAGCTCCTGGATGGTGCTGCTGGTATTCAAGTCCGATTCAGGCTGGGTGGG GTTAAATTTCCACCTCAGATATACTATAAAATTTTTACTCACAGACATGTTGAAGATCTGTGTGCTAATAGCCCTAGAGATTACACAAAGCTTCAAGCAAAATGCACATCTCATAATAAAGATGATCCACCTCCGGTTGAGGACCACAGTGGCTGGTACCGCCGCGTAGAGAACAATGGCTGGAGGCCTGTTTCCCGAAGG TTTTGGATACCACTTGAAAGTGAAGTGTTGGAAAGCACAAAGGAAAGCGAATTTCATTTCTCTAAACTGAAGAGAAAGCAAgacatggaaaagaaaagaaaaattaaaaagatagaaTGGATGAGGCAAAT GTACTACctggggagcctggaggccaagGCGACAGATCATGAAACTCTAGGCCTAATTCACAAAGCAACAAAAGGACTGATCAGGAGCATTGAAGATGGAGGGGTCGATTCTGTGATGGAATGGGAAGTGGATGAAGTGCTGAACTGGACGAACACACTCAACTTTGATGA GTATATtgctaaatggaaagaaactgctACAAGTAACTCTTCAGCTAACTTAAAag ATGTCAGGCTTGAAAGAATACAGAAAAGCCTAGTTGGAAACTATGGAGATGGGTCACAGACACAAATGGAAGCACCATATGAGGATAATTACTATGAAAATACTTACGTGAAACAGCCGTTCACTAGCTTAACACCCAATTCCATGTTTTGA